A genomic region of Armatimonadota bacterium contains the following coding sequences:
- the lpdA gene encoding dihydrolipoyl dehydrogenase, with amino-acid sequence MRGDPKDVKPNPYDLVVIGGGPAGYVGAIRAAQLGMRTAVVERHKLGGVCLHYGCVPTKVLLHTAELVEKLKKAQTLGIETGPVRVDYARLQKRKATVVEGLHKGVQYLMRKHKIDVLEGTGALLGRTRIGVALSDGSETELEARHTLLATGSAPRSIPGIVLDNERVLDSTGALALTEVPKTIAILGAGAIGVEFASLFAALGSEVTLIELLPTLLPLEDPEIGRTMERLFARRGMKIYTGTTASGVVRSGSGLAITLNRGGETIGVEADYLLVAVGRGPVTDGLGLETAGVETQKGAVVVDAQLRTSVPEMYAVGDVIARPFRLAHVASDEAIHAVETIAGVESRSIDYQAVPRPTFSIPQVASMGLSEQQALEAGHEVKVGRFAFQANSKATIEGERDGFVKAVTDHRTGEILGIHMLGPAVTELLAEGVLARYLEGTVVELGGAVHAHPTLSETLKEAALDALAKGVHG; translated from the coding sequence CTGAGGGGAGATCCCAAAGACGTGAAGCCGAATCCTTACGATCTCGTGGTCATCGGCGGCGGTCCGGCCGGGTACGTCGGCGCGATTCGGGCAGCACAACTGGGGATGCGCACAGCGGTTGTTGAGCGCCACAAGCTGGGCGGCGTCTGCCTGCACTACGGCTGCGTACCCACCAAGGTGCTGCTGCACACCGCGGAGCTGGTTGAGAAACTGAAGAAGGCCCAGACCCTGGGCATCGAGACCGGGCCGGTGCGCGTGGACTACGCACGCCTGCAGAAGCGCAAGGCAACCGTGGTGGAAGGCCTGCACAAGGGCGTTCAATACCTGATGCGGAAGCACAAGATTGACGTCCTTGAGGGCACCGGCGCACTGCTGGGCCGTACCCGTATCGGCGTTGCGCTCTCTGACGGGTCCGAGACCGAGCTGGAGGCCAGGCACACGCTCCTGGCGACCGGGTCCGCGCCCAGGAGTATTCCTGGGATCGTTCTGGACAACGAGCGCGTGCTCGACAGCACCGGCGCGCTGGCGCTCACGGAGGTGCCGAAGACGATCGCGATCCTCGGCGCCGGTGCAATCGGCGTGGAGTTCGCCAGCCTGTTTGCCGCGCTGGGCAGCGAGGTCACCCTGATCGAGCTTCTGCCGACCCTGCTACCCCTCGAGGACCCCGAGATAGGACGGACAATGGAACGCCTGTTCGCGCGGAGGGGAATGAAGATCTACACGGGCACCACTGCCAGTGGCGTTGTCCGCTCCGGCAGTGGGCTGGCCATCACGCTGAACCGCGGAGGCGAGACAATAGGCGTGGAGGCCGACTACCTGCTCGTGGCGGTGGGCCGGGGTCCGGTCACGGATGGCCTGGGGTTGGAGACGGCAGGCGTCGAGACGCAGAAGGGCGCCGTTGTGGTGGACGCCCAACTGCGCACCTCCGTGCCCGAGATGTACGCCGTGGGTGACGTCATCGCCCGCCCGTTCCGGCTGGCGCACGTTGCCTCCGACGAGGCGATCCACGCGGTCGAGACGATCGCAGGTGTCGAAAGCAGGTCCATAGATTACCAGGCGGTCCCGCGGCCCACGTTCTCTATCCCACAGGTGGCCTCGATGGGGCTCTCCGAGCAGCAGGCGCTGGAGGCCGGACATGAGGTGAAGGTGGGGCGATTCGCCTTCCAGGCCAACAGCAAGGCGACGATCGAGGGCGAGCGCGACGGTTTCGTGAAGGCAGTGACAGACCATCGTACCGGCGAGATCCTGGGCATACACATGCTGGGCCCCGCGGTCACGGAACTCCTGGCGGAAGGGGTACTTGCGAGGTACCTGGAGGGAACGGTTGTGGAACTGGGCGGCGCGGTCCATGCGCACCCCACGCTCTCAGAGACACTGAAGGAGGCGGCGCTGGACGCGTTGGCAAAGGGGGTCCATGGTTGA
- the lipA gene encoding lipoyl synthase has protein sequence MMTDGSRRPPWLKVRLPGGENYADLARIMRRRGMHTVCEEARCPNIGECWERRTATFLILGDTCTRRCWYCAVAHGRPGAPDEGEPARVADAAAAMGLRHAVVTSVNRDDLKDGGAGTYAATIRAIRRELPGCTVEVLVPDFKGDPEALRAVLEAGPEILGHNLEAVRRVFASVRPGGNYDRSLELLRRCKEWGYNPFTKSGIIVGMGETEDELLDAMDDLRSVDCDVLTLGQYLRPGGDFLPIARYYAPEEFAELRDEGLRRGFRYVEAGPLVRSSYRADAQAQAVRAYNAPPLAAGGFPR, from the coding sequence ATGATGACCGACGGTAGCCGGCGCCCACCTTGGCTGAAGGTCCGCCTGCCGGGAGGCGAGAATTACGCCGACCTGGCCCGGATCATGCGGCGCCGAGGGATGCATACCGTCTGCGAGGAGGCCCGGTGCCCCAACATCGGCGAGTGCTGGGAACGCCGGACCGCCACGTTCCTCATTCTCGGTGACACGTGCACCAGGCGTTGCTGGTACTGCGCGGTTGCCCACGGAAGGCCCGGTGCGCCGGATGAGGGCGAGCCCGCGCGGGTCGCCGACGCGGCAGCCGCAATGGGCCTGCGGCATGCGGTCGTGACCTCGGTGAACCGGGATGACCTGAAGGACGGCGGTGCAGGCACCTACGCCGCGACGATCCGCGCCATTCGCCGAGAACTCCCCGGCTGCACCGTGGAAGTGCTCGTGCCGGACTTCAAGGGCGACCCCGAGGCGTTGCGCGCGGTTCTGGAGGCCGGCCCGGAGATCCTGGGGCACAATCTGGAGGCCGTACGCAGGGTTTTCGCGAGCGTGCGGCCAGGCGGCAACTACGACCGGTCCCTCGAGCTGCTCCGCCGGTGCAAGGAGTGGGGGTACAACCCGTTCACCAAGAGCGGCATCATCGTTGGCATGGGAGAAACCGAGGACGAGCTCCTGGATGCAATGGACGATCTGCGCTCGGTGGACTGCGACGTGCTGACGCTGGGGCAGTACCTGCGGCCGGGAGGCGACTTCCTGCCGATTGCCCGCTACTACGCTCCCGAGGAGTTCGCTGAGCTGCGCGATGAGGGCCTTCGTCGCGGGTTCAGGTACGTGGAGGCAGGTCCGCTCGTGCGTTCTTCCTACAGGGCCGACGCGCAGGCGCAGGCGGTGCGCGCTTACAACGCGCCGCCACTGGCGGCAGGAGGATTCCCGAGGTGA
- a CDS encoding NADH-quinone oxidoreductase subunit C codes for MEGAGRARDHPGGRTVVSWELVEQLKARFPEVEPFPRSEPSPEEEPPGHKHDAAKAPVRHVPGAVVPAGRLPEICRAVRDEAPFLLDYCSFVTGVDRPEAGQIEVAYHLFSIAAHHELLLKVSVPRDDPRIPSVSGIWNAANWHERETYDLFGVVFDGHPDLRRIMMTDDWVGHPLRKDYVYEDPRWLVDLVAQRRREAGSS; via the coding sequence ATCGAAGGAGCCGGTCGCGCGCGGGATCATCCCGGTGGGAGGACGGTCGTGAGCTGGGAGCTCGTCGAGCAGCTGAAGGCCCGCTTTCCCGAGGTGGAGCCCTTTCCGCGCAGCGAGCCGTCGCCGGAAGAGGAGCCGCCGGGGCACAAGCACGACGCCGCGAAGGCGCCGGTTCGCCATGTTCCAGGCGCCGTGGTGCCCGCGGGCCGTCTACCGGAGATTTGCCGCGCGGTGCGGGATGAGGCGCCGTTCCTGCTGGATTACTGCTCGTTCGTGACAGGCGTGGACCGTCCCGAGGCTGGGCAGATCGAGGTGGCCTATCACCTCTTCTCGATAGCCGCTCATCACGAGCTTTTGCTGAAGGTGAGTGTGCCGCGCGACGATCCCCGGATACCCAGCGTCAGCGGCATCTGGAACGCGGCAAACTGGCACGAGCGGGAGACCTACGACCTGTTCGGGGTTGTGTTTGACGGCCATCCAGACCTTCGGCGGATCATGATGACCGATGACTGGGTCGGCCACCCCTTGCGCAAGGACTATGTCTACGAGGATCCGCGATGGCTGGTGGACCTGGTGGCGCAGCGCCGGCGCGAGGCCGGTTCGTCCTGA
- a CDS encoding molybdopterin-binding oxidoreductase, producing MAGGPGGAAPARGRFVLNRREFLSTLGLAAAALAGVEGLIVRPTFSQVQAGAAARSLFDRIKGLPPEVTPTDKFFVISKNPPGRDPRVGIEGWTLEIVGLVGRPIRLTYEQVRAMPHVVRYHTLECISNNVGGDLIGNALWRGVRFRDLIASAGGVGPGAVRFALRCADGYTEGLPVAEAMHPDAMLAYEMNGQRLSPSHGFPVRLLVPGLYGMKNTKWLTKIEAVPTQFAGYWQASGWSDEAVVKTTSMFRLPGQRPVRVGEVELGGVAYAGDRGIAEVQVSTDEGRTWARAEVKKPLGPHTWVLWGALWVPSRPGEYALRVRARDGGGVMQTAAEAPPAPDGASGYHAVRARVIP from the coding sequence ATGGCTGGTGGACCTGGTGGCGCAGCGCCGGCGCGAGGCCGGTTCGTCCTGAACCGCCGCGAGTTCCTGTCTACGCTGGGGCTGGCTGCCGCGGCCCTGGCCGGGGTAGAGGGGCTCATCGTGCGTCCCACCTTCTCCCAGGTGCAGGCCGGTGCCGCAGCGCGGTCGCTCTTCGACCGGATCAAGGGCCTGCCGCCCGAGGTAACCCCCACCGACAAGTTCTTCGTCATCAGCAAGAACCCGCCCGGTCGCGATCCCAGGGTCGGCATTGAGGGATGGACCCTGGAGATCGTGGGACTGGTCGGCAGGCCCATCAGGTTGACCTACGAGCAGGTCCGTGCGATGCCCCATGTGGTCCGGTACCATACCCTGGAGTGCATCAGCAACAACGTGGGCGGCGATCTCATCGGCAATGCGCTCTGGCGGGGCGTTCGGTTCCGCGACCTGATTGCCTCCGCCGGTGGTGTAGGCCCTGGGGCCGTCCGGTTTGCGCTGCGCTGCGCGGACGGATACACCGAGGGCCTTCCGGTCGCGGAGGCGATGCACCCGGACGCGATGCTGGCATACGAGATGAACGGGCAGCGGTTGTCCCCGTCCCACGGATTCCCGGTCCGGCTGCTGGTCCCGGGCCTCTACGGAATGAAGAACACCAAGTGGCTCACGAAGATCGAGGCGGTCCCCACCCAGTTCGCGGGCTACTGGCAGGCATCAGGGTGGAGCGACGAGGCGGTTGTGAAGACAACCTCGATGTTCCGCCTGCCAGGTCAGCGGCCGGTCAGGGTGGGTGAGGTGGAGTTAGGTGGCGTGGCATACGCCGGGGATCGCGGGATCGCGGAGGTTCAGGTCAGCACCGACGAAGGCAGGACATGGGCGAGGGCCGAGGTGAAGAAGCCGCTGGGTCCCCACACCTGGGTGTTGTGGGGGGCTCTGTGGGTGCCGTCCAGGCCAGGCGAGTACGCGCTGCGGGTGCGCGCGCGCGATGGCGGCGGCGTGATGCAGACGGCCGCGGAGGCGCCCCCGGCACCCGACGGCGCCAGCGGCTACCATGCGGTGCGCGCTCGAGTGATTCCATAG
- a CDS encoding transketolase, giving the protein MSSHADLSALRSRAHAFRKTILKIITRAGSGHPGGSLSVIDLLTALYFHQLRHNPKDPAWADRDRVVLSKGHACPAWYVVLAECGYFDPGHLWTMRQMGSILQGHPDMVRTPGVDMSTGSLGMGFSAAIGMALAGKRDGRPYRVYAVLGDGECQEGSVWEGAMFAAHYGLDNLVAIVDRNGVQQTGRTEERIRLDPLADKWRAFNWDVAEIDGHDMGAIVSALDRAASAAGRPHAIIARTVKGKGVSFAEGAAGYHGKALTEDELARALAELDIAELNVEARG; this is encoded by the coding sequence ATGAGTTCACATGCGGATTTGAGCGCGCTGAGATCGCGCGCCCACGCCTTTCGCAAGACAATCCTGAAGATCATAACCAGAGCCGGTTCCGGACATCCGGGCGGCTCTCTCTCGGTGATCGATCTTCTGACCGCGCTCTACTTCCATCAGTTGCGGCACAACCCGAAAGACCCGGCGTGGGCAGACCGCGACAGGGTTGTGCTCAGCAAGGGCCACGCCTGCCCTGCCTGGTACGTGGTGCTGGCCGAGTGCGGATACTTCGACCCCGGCCACCTGTGGACGATGCGCCAGATGGGCAGCATCCTGCAGGGGCATCCCGACATGGTCCGGACGCCCGGGGTTGACATGTCCACGGGCTCGCTGGGCATGGGGTTCTCGGCGGCGATCGGCATGGCGCTTGCCGGCAAGCGCGACGGGCGTCCCTACCGCGTGTACGCGGTGCTGGGCGACGGCGAGTGCCAGGAGGGCTCTGTCTGGGAAGGCGCCATGTTCGCGGCCCACTACGGCCTGGACAACCTGGTGGCGATTGTAGACCGCAACGGTGTCCAGCAGACAGGCCGCACCGAGGAGCGCATCCGCCTCGACCCCCTCGCCGACAAGTGGCGGGCATTCAACTGGGACGTAGCCGAGATAGACGGCCACGACATGGGGGCGATCGTCTCCGCGCTGGACCGGGCGGCATCCGCCGCCGGGCGGCCTCACGCGATCATCGCCCGCACCGTCAAGGGCAAGGGCGTCTCGTTCGCCGAGGGCGCGGCAGGGTATCACGGCAAGGCGTTGACCGAGGACGAGCTGGCCCGCGCGCTTGCCGAACTGGACATTGCCGAACTGAATGTGGAAGCGCGGGGGTAG
- a CDS encoding 4Fe-4S dicluster domain-containing protein, producing MAELAVRAWDAVVGLATGLRVTLRALGARKNTVQYPIERLDVSPNWHGLLALPVDPATGKDKCIICFQCERVCPDRCIHIEATGKGKERQLTRFDIEMDKCCYCALCVEVCPTEAIVFVPCYEASTRDRDRLLYDLDDLHRAESKEPVARGIIPVGGRS from the coding sequence ATGGCAGAACTCGCCGTACGCGCATGGGATGCGGTAGTCGGCCTGGCAACCGGGCTGCGGGTCACGCTGCGGGCCCTTGGGGCCAGGAAGAACACCGTCCAGTATCCCATAGAGAGACTCGACGTTTCCCCGAACTGGCACGGCCTCCTGGCCCTGCCCGTGGATCCCGCGACCGGGAAGGACAAGTGCATCATCTGCTTCCAGTGCGAGCGGGTTTGTCCCGATCGGTGCATCCACATTGAGGCAACAGGCAAGGGAAAGGAGCGCCAGCTTACACGCTTTGACATCGAGATGGACAAGTGCTGCTACTGCGCGCTGTGCGTCGAGGTCTGCCCGACCGAGGCGATAGTGTTCGTGCCGTGCTACGAGGCCAGCACCCGCGACCGGGACAGGTTGCTCTATGACCTAGACGATCTGCACCGGGCGGAATCGAAGGAGCCGGTCGCGCGCGGGATCATCCCGGTGGGAGGACGGTCGTGA
- a CDS encoding molybdenum cofactor biosynthesis protein MoeB, producing MILEELGVTGQRRLLDSKVLVVGAGGLGSPVALYLAAAGVGTLGIVDGDRVDASNLHRQLLHRTRDLGSPKTESAAQTLGEINPGITVVTFPTVLSSANALEIIGQFDVVVNGSDNFPTRYLVNDACVLLRRPLVDASVLRWEGQATVYLPGRGCYRCLFPAPPPPGSVPSCAEAGVVGAVAGHMGTIQAIETVKLLLGAGESLANRLLLVDALAGETRAVRWSRNPECPVCGDHPTITALIDYEEFCGLPGRPHAQTTDAAPGPIAEVDPHEANIMLEQGAQLIDVREPWEWASSRIPGARLIPVAEVPRRASEIDPNRPVIVQCSVGSRSTGVVEVLRKAGYTRVYNLAGGIIAWANLGLPTETGSGQR from the coding sequence ATGATCCTCGAGGAGTTGGGGGTCACCGGCCAGCGCCGCCTGCTCGACAGCAAGGTCCTGGTCGTGGGCGCGGGCGGGCTGGGCTCGCCGGTGGCGCTCTACCTTGCCGCGGCCGGGGTGGGCACCCTCGGGATCGTGGACGGTGACCGGGTGGACGCCTCCAACCTGCACCGGCAGCTTCTCCACCGCACGCGCGATCTCGGCAGTCCCAAGACCGAATCCGCAGCGCAAACCCTCGGGGAGATCAACCCAGGCATCACCGTGGTGACGTTCCCGACGGTGCTCTCCTCGGCCAACGCCCTCGAGATCATCGGCCAGTTTGACGTGGTGGTCAACGGCAGCGACAACTTCCCCACGCGCTACCTGGTCAACGACGCGTGCGTGCTGCTCCGCAGGCCGCTTGTGGACGCCAGCGTCTTGAGGTGGGAGGGTCAGGCAACGGTGTACCTACCCGGGCGTGGCTGCTACCGCTGCCTGTTCCCCGCGCCGCCTCCTCCGGGCTCGGTACCCTCCTGCGCCGAGGCCGGCGTCGTCGGCGCTGTGGCCGGGCACATGGGCACCATCCAGGCGATCGAGACTGTGAAGCTGCTGCTCGGTGCCGGTGAGAGCCTGGCCAACCGCCTGCTGCTGGTGGACGCGCTCGCAGGCGAGACGCGCGCCGTCCGATGGAGCCGGAATCCGGAATGCCCTGTCTGTGGAGATCACCCGACCATCACGGCACTGATTGACTACGAGGAGTTCTGCGGCTTGCCTGGCCGGCCGCACGCACAGACCACTGACGCCGCCCCTGGTCCGATCGCCGAAGTGGACCCACACGAGGCAAATATCATGCTCGAGCAGGGAGCCCAGCTGATAGATGTCCGCGAGCCCTGGGAGTGGGCGTCTTCCCGCATACCTGGCGCCAGGCTCATTCCTGTGGCAGAGGTACCCAGGCGGGCCTCGGAGATAGATCCGAACCGGCCCGTGATCGTGCAGTGTTCGGTTGGCAGTCGCAGCACCGGGGTGGTCGAGGTACTCCGCAAGGCAGGCTACACCCGCGTCTACAACCTGGCAGGCGGGATCATCGCGTGGGCGAATCTCGGCCTGCCCACCGAGACCGGCTCAGGGCAAAGGTAG
- a CDS encoding NADH-quinone oxidoreductase subunit B translates to MVAPLQRDIVPSARPASVEKAIEVLDRLPVGSVVLTKVETLLNWSRAASLWPLGFGLACCAIEMMAAFAGRFDLDRMGVIPRATPRQADLMIVAGRCTIKMAPITRRLWEQMPEPKYVISMGSCATCGGPFYHDNYSILKGIDQIIPVDVYIPGCPPRPEALIEGILKLQEKIKAGPFLRRDAAVKA, encoded by the coding sequence ATGGTTGCCCCGCTGCAGCGGGATATTGTCCCATCAGCGAGACCCGCGTCAGTAGAGAAGGCGATTGAGGTTCTTGACCGGCTACCAGTCGGCAGCGTCGTTCTCACCAAGGTCGAGACGCTGCTCAACTGGAGCCGTGCCGCCAGCCTGTGGCCGCTGGGCTTTGGACTGGCTTGCTGCGCGATCGAGATGATGGCCGCCTTTGCCGGCAGGTTCGACCTGGATCGCATGGGTGTGATACCCAGGGCGACGCCGCGCCAGGCCGACCTGATGATCGTGGCAGGGCGCTGCACGATCAAGATGGCGCCGATCACGCGCCGGCTGTGGGAACAGATGCCAGAGCCCAAGTACGTGATCTCGATGGGATCCTGCGCAACATGCGGCGGCCCGTTCTACCACGACAACTATTCGATCCTGAAGGGAATAGACCAGATCATTCCAGTGGACGTCTACATCCCCGGCTGCCCACCGCGGCCGGAGGCGCTCATCGAGGGGATACTCAAGCTCCAGGAGAAGATAAAGGCTGGGCCGTTCCTCCGCCGCGACGCGGCGGTGAAGGCCTGA
- a CDS encoding NADH-quinone oxidoreductase subunit D, giving the protein MALRTEELMLNMGPQHPSTHGVLRLLITLDGENIVDARPYIGYLHSSVEKMMEQRTYLQNVALADRGLDYLTALANEEAYLLAVERLGGIEVPPRARWIRTLMLELQRISSHLVWLGTWGNDLGATTVFLYCFRERERLLDLFEQATGGRLHYVYFRPGGVSQDLPAGWTDRVLAFCDEFPGHLQEYSDLLTGNPIFLARVHGVGVLPKDAAIGMGACGPVARASGVGFDVRKAFPYEAYGEVEFDVPTQDAGDCFARYLVRMEEMRQSVRIVRQAIERLPDGEVRSKVPVAVKLPRGETYTRTESPRGDLGVYLVSEGADRPYRLKVRAPSFANLYALSEMMRGWKVADVIAILGTADIVLSDVDR; this is encoded by the coding sequence ATGGCGCTGCGCACCGAAGAGCTGATGCTCAACATGGGCCCTCAGCACCCCAGCACGCACGGGGTGCTGCGCCTGCTGATAACCCTCGACGGCGAGAACATCGTGGACGCCAGGCCGTACATCGGCTACCTGCACTCTTCCGTCGAGAAGATGATGGAGCAGCGAACCTACCTCCAGAACGTGGCCCTCGCCGACCGCGGTCTGGACTACCTGACCGCGCTGGCCAACGAGGAGGCCTACCTGCTGGCCGTCGAGCGGCTCGGTGGGATCGAGGTGCCCCCGCGCGCGCGCTGGATCCGCACGCTCATGTTGGAGCTCCAGCGGATCTCCAGCCACCTCGTGTGGTTGGGAACCTGGGGGAACGATCTAGGGGCCACGACGGTGTTTCTCTACTGCTTCCGCGAGCGTGAGCGCCTCCTGGACCTGTTCGAGCAGGCCACCGGCGGGCGGCTGCACTACGTGTACTTCCGCCCAGGTGGCGTCAGCCAGGATCTGCCCGCGGGCTGGACCGACCGCGTCCTTGCGTTCTGCGACGAGTTCCCGGGTCACCTGCAGGAGTACAGTGACCTGCTTACCGGCAACCCGATCTTCCTGGCACGGGTGCATGGCGTGGGGGTCCTGCCCAAGGACGCGGCCATCGGCATGGGCGCGTGCGGCCCGGTGGCCCGCGCCTCAGGGGTCGGGTTTGACGTCCGCAAGGCCTTTCCCTACGAGGCATACGGAGAGGTGGAGTTTGACGTGCCCACCCAGGATGCCGGCGACTGCTTTGCCCGGTACCTGGTACGCATGGAAGAGATGCGGCAGAGCGTGCGCATCGTTCGACAGGCGATTGAGCGCCTGCCGGACGGGGAGGTCCGTTCCAAGGTGCCGGTCGCGGTGAAGCTGCCGCGGGGCGAGACCTACACGCGCACAGAGTCTCCACGCGGGGATCTGGGAGTCTACCTGGTGAGCGAGGGGGCCGACCGGCCCTACCGGCTCAAGGTCCGCGCGCCGTCGTTTGCCAACCTCTATGCGCTCTCCGAGATGATGCGCGGCTGGAAGGTGGCGGACGTCATCGCGATCCTGGGAACGGCTGACATCGTCCTTTCGGACGTAGATCGGTAG
- a CDS encoding transketolase family protein — protein MAITLARTTASKATRDAYGEAIIEVARDNPRIVALTGDLRDSNRLEAFAADYPDRFFECGIAEQNMVGVAAGLATCGKIPFVSSFAAFSPGRCYDQIRVLVAQPGLNVKLVSTHGGLTVGEDGASAQAVEELALMRSLAKMTVIVPADAVETAQVIRAVAEHVGPVYVRLGRGGVPVLFDDSYQFSIGVAPVLRDGGDVTLAACGIMVAEALEAAQLLGAEGVSARVLNVSTLKPLDEATILAAARETGAIVTAEEHSVYGGLGGAICELVTAHHPVGVERVGIQDRFGESGPPRPLMEAYGLTAGEIAAAARRAVSRKRAS, from the coding sequence ATGGCGATAACGCTGGCACGGACCACGGCATCGAAGGCAACCCGGGACGCCTACGGTGAGGCAATCATCGAGGTGGCCCGAGACAATCCGCGCATCGTGGCACTCACCGGCGACCTCCGCGACTCCAACCGGCTGGAGGCGTTCGCGGCAGACTATCCCGATCGTTTCTTCGAGTGCGGGATAGCCGAGCAGAACATGGTCGGCGTGGCGGCGGGCCTGGCCACATGCGGCAAGATCCCGTTCGTGAGTTCATTCGCCGCCTTTTCGCCGGGGCGGTGCTACGACCAGATCAGGGTGCTGGTCGCGCAGCCCGGCCTCAACGTCAAACTGGTCAGCACCCACGGCGGCCTGACCGTGGGAGAGGATGGGGCTAGCGCCCAGGCAGTGGAAGAGCTGGCGCTGATGCGGTCTCTGGCGAAGATGACCGTGATCGTCCCGGCGGACGCCGTGGAGACGGCGCAGGTCATCCGCGCGGTGGCCGAACACGTCGGACCTGTGTACGTGCGGCTCGGGCGTGGAGGCGTGCCAGTCCTGTTTGACGACTCCTACCAGTTCTCGATCGGGGTGGCCCCGGTGCTGCGCGACGGCGGCGACGTGACGCTGGCGGCGTGCGGGATCATGGTTGCCGAGGCGCTGGAGGCAGCCCAGCTGCTGGGGGCAGAAGGCGTCTCCGCCCGTGTGCTCAACGTGTCAACCCTCAAGCCACTCGACGAAGCCACGATCCTTGCGGCGGCGCGCGAGACCGGCGCCATCGTCACCGCCGAGGAACACTCGGTCTATGGAGGGCTGGGAGGAGCCATATGCGAGCTGGTCACCGCCCACCATCCGGTGGGTGTGGAGCGTGTGGGGATTCAGGATCGGTTCGGTGAGTCAGGACCGCCCAGGCCGCTGATGGAGGCGTACGGCCTCACCGCGGGCGAGATCGCCGCCGCCGCCAGGCGGGCGGTCAGCCGGAAGCGGGCATCCTAG